Proteins co-encoded in one Ictalurus punctatus breed USDA103 chromosome 18, Coco_2.0, whole genome shotgun sequence genomic window:
- the zgc:193801 gene encoding uncharacterized protein zgc:193801, with protein sequence MAAFVAHPSVRVRATEHSYVPVLCQDDKCAGHEKGMHMHCPLCTVAEAYQDPVILRAHFRIKHVDKSIDFAGLKVLRCCNHCEIVGTIKGEKRFKGAHWHCYRCRNGFNRRDEAVKHYKTHFRNPHTTFQIQVTQDVNCRQYYNSNPEANAKAYSGLAVSLGTGGDTTAVSSVITPPVLTTGSVTETATLLTVEPKEDGESNGMPLGAEEEVGSSQHASARTQTLVLMDPDGNTGNLIYDETTGIITEQTEESLDLQKHLLELNEQIDILRQEKESVEKSLRSEIKQLKEQIASLVQSNVKMFEELQVYRCPEHSQQRLAKLMDSLQTQHKELLQAQLASLRHEILSQASSVPLNGHTDALELDSGGDQLQDQVEVQGTIVGGITGLEIIGVPLQTEQAELRGQLVEFGPQGDTLSSLESPRSDTALTQDLEVKQEVSLVSRKRSSEEDCGGTSEGKVPRVS encoded by the exons ATGGCGGCGTTTGTC GCTCATCCATCAGTGCGGGTCAGAGCTACAGAACACTCCTACGTACCCGTGCTGTGCCAGGACGACAAGTGTGCTGGGCATGAGAAAGGAATGCACATGCACTGTCCGCTGTGTACAGTAGCCGAGGCGTACCAGGACCCCGTTATACTCCGTGCCCACTTCCGCATCAAACACGTTGACAAGAGCATCGACTTTGCTG GCTTGAAAGTGTTGCGCTGCTGTAACCACTGTGAGATCGTGGGCACCATTAAAGGCGAGAAGAGGTTTAAAGGAGCACACTGGCACTGCTATCGCTGTAGGAATGGCTTTAACAGGAGGGACGAGGCTGTCAAGCACTACAAGACGCACTTCAGAAACCCACACACCACATTCCAAATCCAGGTTACACAG gaTGTGAATTGCAGGCAGTACTATAATAGCAACCCGGAGGCTAATGCTAAAGCATACAGTGGGCTAGCTGTGAGTTTGGGAACTGGAGGTGATACCACAGCTGTCAGCTCAGTCATCACACCACCAGTCCTCACCACCGGCTCGGTCACTGAGACTGCCACCTTACTCACTGTTGAGCCTAAG GAAGATGGTGAGAGTAATGGCATGCCACTGGGTGCTGAAGAGGAGGTGGGCTCTTCCCAACATGCATCAGCACGAACCCAGACTCTAGTTTTAATGGACCCTGATGGAAACACGGGCAACTTGATCTATGATGAAACAACGGGCATCATTACTGAACAG ACCGAGGAGAGTTTGGACCTGCAGAAACATCTACTGGAGCTCAATGAACAGATAGACATATTACgacaagagaaagagagtgtcgAGAAGAGTCTACGGTCCGAAATTAAGCAGCTGAAAGAGCAG ATTGCAAGTCTGGTTCAGTCTAATGTGAAGATGTTTGAGGAGCTGCAGGTGTACCGCTGTCCAGAGCACAGCCAGCAGAGACTGGCCAAACTG ATGGACAGTCTGCAGACCCAGCACAAAGAGCTACTACAGGCCCAGCTGGCCTCACTGAGGCACGAAATCCTCTCCCAGGCCAGCAGTGTTCCACTGAATGGCCACACAGACGCGCTAGAGCTTGACTCCGGTGGGGACCAATTGCAGGACCAGGTGGAGGTGCAGGGGACTATAGTAGGTGGGATAACGGGACTAGAGATCATAGGGGTTCCACTCCAGACGGAGCAGGCTGAACTGAGAGGGCAGCTTGTGGAGTTCGGACCTCAGGGGGACACCCTTTCCAGTCTGGAAAGCCCAAGATCAGACACAGCACTGACCCAGGATCTGGAGGTTAAACAAGAGGTTTCTCTGGTGTCTAGGAAGCGAAGCTCTGAGGAGGATTGTGGAGGGACGAGTGAAGGCAAAGTCCCACGTGTTAGTTAA